The genomic window GGGGGCGTCCGTCGGTGGTCAGCGGGGCGACCAGGCACACGCCGGCCTCGCGCAGCCGGGCCGGGAAGTCCGGGCGCTCGAGTTCCGGCAGGCTGGTGGAGCCGGCTGCCGCGCGCGGACGGCCCAACCCACCGGCGGCTTCCTCCGCCAGCGACTCGGCGCCCTCCGGCAGCCGTGCGGAGCTGCCCGCCTCGGCGTGCGTGCCTTCCGCCGCGTGCACCAGCACCACCGTCACCCGCGGCTGGAGGTGCCGCTTGAAGAAAGCGCGCAGCATGCGCGCCAGTTCCTCCTGCCCGGAGGCGGCCGGCAGCGCGGCGCGCAGCTGCGCCAGCGCGACCTGGTGATCGTAGCGGATCTTGAAGAAGGTGCGGTCCACCCACAGCCCGATTACGCGGCGCGTGGGCAGGAACAGCAGCACCGCGCTGAGCGCTGCCACGGTGGGCACGTACGGCCTGGCCGCCGGCACCAGCGGGCGGACCGCGGCGCCGGCGAGCGCGGCAAGGGCCGCGTACACCGCGCCCATCACCACCGCGAGCACGGTGTAGAGCAGGCTGCGCCGCAGGATGATGTCAATGTCCAGGAAGCGGTAGCGCACCACCGCCAGGGCGAACGCGATCGGGATGCACAACTCGAAGATGCGGTCCAGTTCGGGGGGCGCCGGCGACTCCGCCCCGAAAAGCCGCGGCAGCGTGCGCAGGAACACGTAGGGCGTGATTCCAGCCATGAACCCCCACACCAGCCACTTCACCTGCTGACGTTCGCGGGTGAGTTCCAGGCGGCGCATGCCGGTGAACAGGAACACGCACCCGGCGGCCACGCACGCCACCAGGAACAGGCGCGACAGCGTCTGCGGCGGCCCGGCCGCGGCCCACGCGGCCGGGCCCGGAGCGCGGAGGTAGGTCAGGAGCGCCACGAACTGCCATGCGACGATGGCCAGCGCCAGGACGGTGAGCCCGGGGACCAGCCACGGCAGGCGGTCCAGCAGCCGCTGGCGGCGCGGGAACGCGAGGGTGAGGTGCACGAAGAAGACCGGCAGAAGCCCCAGCCCGGCCGTCCACAGCAGTGGCAGCAGCGAGTCGGGCCACGGGCGCCCGGTGGGCGGGTGCACCCCGCCGATCAGGATTGCCATCCCGTACAGCAGCGTCGCCCAGTAGAAATCGCGGACCGGAACGTCGCCGGGGGCTCCGCCCTCGGCCGGTGGCCGCGCGCCCATGCGGTGGGCGAACACGAACAGGTTCACCGCGAAGAAGAACAGTCCCACCAGCAGCGCGAGCACGAAGTGGAAGCGGGTGAGTTCGTGGACCAGCGTCACGCGGTGCTCGACGCCGGCGGATTCGATGCGGATGGTGCGGCCGGCGGGCCAGGCCTGGATGTGGAAGTGGAGCTGCGCGGGGGAGCCAACGGTCACGCCTTCGGCGCGCGCGGGATAGGTGAAGGCGGTCTCGAGCAGCGGGGCCGGCAGCTCGCCCAGCGGCCACTGCTGCCGGAACGCCCCCCATAGCCCCACGCCGAGCGCCAGGCAGGAGACCAGGTAGTAGAACCAGCGGCCCCGGTTCTGCAAGGAGGGAGCCCTCGGGGTTGACGCCCCGGCTGCGGCCGCACGGAATTGTCCGGCAGGCCTAGGGGGCGAGGATCTCCACGCGCCAGCCGTCGCCGTCGCGCACGTACAGCTCGCGGTCGTGCAGCCGGCTGATCCGGCTGGTCCAGAACTCGATGCGCGCCGGCTCCAGGCGGTAGCCCGACCAGTACGGCGGGCGCGGGACCTGCTGGCCCGCGAAACGGCGCTCGAACTCCTTCACCTGGGCCTCCAGCTCCCTGCGCCCGGGGATCACCCGGCTCTGCGGCGAGGCCCACGCCCCGATCTGCGAGCCCCGCGGGCGGGTGGCGAAGTAGGCGTCCGCCTCGGCGCCGGATACCAGGGCCAGCGGCCCCTCGATCCGCACCTGCCTGTAGACGGGGATGCCCAGGACCAGCCACGGCAGCCAGAAGAAGCACAGCGAGGCGCGAGGATCGCGCGGCAACCCCAGGCACTTGCGGCTTTCCAGGTTGGTGTAGAAGACGAAGCCCCGCTCGTCGAAGCCCTTGAGCAGGACCATCCGGTTGGACGGCGCCCCGTCCGGGTCCACCGTGGCCAGGGAGCAGGCGGTCGGCTCGCGGCGATGGGTGCGGCGGGCCTCCTTGAGCCATTCACCGAATTTCTCGAAGGGATCGCGGTGCATACCCGGCAGAATGCGGGAGGCCCGCCTGCGGGTCAAGGCAACCGGCACCGGGCCTCCGGGGGCCGCCGCCGCGCTCCTTCCGCGCCGCCGCCCCCTCCGCGCTCCAGCCGTGGCGCTGCGCCCGTCCGCACTTGACAGCACCGCCGCCGCCACCCCAAACTGACTCACCCGGCTCGATGGATCGAGTCGCCCCGCGCGGTTCCGGCGCCGCGCGGCCCCCACCCCAGGCCGGCCCACACTCAAGAGGACTCGCAAGGACGCGCACCATGGGGCGCAGACGTTCCCGTCACAGGTTCCCGGTCGTCAAGTTCGCGCTGACGTGCGTGGCCATCACCGTCGTGGTGCTGGCGGTGCAGCAGGCGTTCCTCTATCTCAAGAGCGACCGCGGCCGCGCGTGGCTGGCGGTGATGCTGCGCCAGGAGCACACGCCGTCGGCGCAGGAGCTGCTCACGCGCGCGGTGCGCACCTCGCTCAAGCTGGTCGGGGCCAGCGACCGCGAGCTTTCGCCCGGCGTGGACAGCGACGCGCTCATCCGCTGGAACCTGGAACTGCCGCCCACGATCTCCCTCACGCAGGCCAACTACGCGCTGTCCCGCGAGGTGGCCTCGCTGGGCGGGCGCGTGGTGGACGCCCTGGAGACGCGCGGCCCGCAGTGCGACACCCTGGAGCTGCGCCTCGGGCTGGCGGGCGAGCCCACGCACCGGGTGGTGTTCGTGGAGCCGCACCGCGCGGGGCGCGTGGAGACGCGCGCGCGCATGGCGCTGCTGCTGGAGGACACCGAGCCCGGGCGCGATGCGCTGCTGGCCGGCTACATGGGCCTGGGCGGCCCGCTGACCTTCGGGGTGCTGCCCGCGCCCGGGGCGCACCGGCGCTGCCAGACAATCACCGCCGGCGGCGGCGAGGTGCTGCTGTACCTGCCCATGGAAGGCAAGGCCCCGCCGGGCGCGAATGAGGCCACCCCCGCGGTGCTGGTGGACATGCGCCCCGACGAAGTGCGGCAACGCGTGGCCGAGAACCTGCGCGAAGTCACCGGCGCGGCCGGCATCGTGAACTACCGCGGCCAACTGGCCACGCAGGACCCGGTGGTGATGCGCGCGGTGATGGAGGAAGTGCGCCGCCGCGGCCTGTTCTTCGTGGATGCCGCCACCAGCGACCGCTCCGCCGCCCAGGCCGCCGCCGTGCAGGCGGGCGCAGAATGCCTCGAAGAGACTGTGCGGCTGGACGCGGCGGGCTCCGGCCCGGATGCCCTGCGCGCGAAGCTCGAGGAAGCCGCCGCCACGGCCCTGCGCCGCGGCTCGGTGGTGGCCATGGGTCGCATGACCCCGGAGCTGCTGGAGGTGCTGCGCAAGGAGCTGCCGCAACTGCGTGCCCGCGGGATCCTCATCGTGAAGGCCTCGGACCTGGCCCGGCTGGGGTCGTAGGGGACGCGCCCACGCTCGTTCCGAGATACGGTTCGATTCTCTCCGGATACACCTGGCGAGCCCCCCGGAACCACGCGCCCGTCCGCATACCCCATCAAGCGATTATCACGCCTCAAGTTCCCGAACCCGCGAACCGCTGGCACAGGAATTAGTACTCACCTCCACGTCCGGCGCGCCCGGCGAAAGGAGGAACCATGAACCCGGTCACCAGGAACATCCTCTTCTGGGCCCCCCGCGGCCTCACCTTCGCCTTCGCGCTCTTCACCTCCATCTTCGCGCTCGACGTGTTCGGGCACGGGACCATCTGGCAGCAGCAGCTGGCGCTGCTGATGCACCTGATCCCGACCTTCGTGCTGCTGATCGTCCTGGCCCTGGCCTGGCGCTGGGAGTGGATCGGCGGGGTGATCTACCTGGGGCTGGCGGTGGCGTACTTCATCTTCCCGCCCAACCACGGCCGCCTGGGCTGGGACGCCTATGCGCTGATCGCCGGGCCGATGATCGTGATGGGGGTGTTGTTCCTGGTGGGGTGGTTTTGGAGGGAAGAGGTGCGCGAGCGCGCAAGCTCTCCAATCAAGTAGACACCTG from Candidatus Eisenbacteria bacterium includes these protein-coding regions:
- the pdxH gene encoding pyridoxamine 5'-phosphate oxidase, which gives rise to MHRDPFEKFGEWLKEARRTHRREPTACSLATVDPDGAPSNRMVLLKGFDERGFVFYTNLESRKCLGLPRDPRASLCFFWLPWLVLGIPVYRQVRIEGPLALVSGAEADAYFATRPRGSQIGAWASPQSRVIPGRRELEAQVKEFERRFAGQQVPRPPYWSGYRLEPARIEFWTSRISRLHDRELYVRDGDGWRVEILAP
- a CDS encoding divergent polysaccharide deacetylase family protein; this encodes MGRRRSRHRFPVVKFALTCVAITVVVLAVQQAFLYLKSDRGRAWLAVMLRQEHTPSAQELLTRAVRTSLKLVGASDRELSPGVDSDALIRWNLELPPTISLTQANYALSREVASLGGRVVDALETRGPQCDTLELRLGLAGEPTHRVVFVEPHRAGRVETRARMALLLEDTEPGRDALLAGYMGLGGPLTFGVLPAPGAHRRCQTITAGGGEVLLYLPMEGKAPPGANEATPAVLVDMRPDEVRQRVAENLREVTGAAGIVNYRGQLATQDPVVMRAVMEEVRRRGLFFVDAATSDRSAAQAAAVQAGAECLEETVRLDAAGSGPDALRAKLEEAAATALRRGSVVAMGRMTPELLEVLRKELPQLRARGILIVKASDLARLGS